The Henckelia pumila isolate YLH828 unplaced genomic scaffold, ASM3356847v2 CTG_477:::fragment_2:::debris, whole genome shotgun sequence genome has a window encoding:
- the LOC140872822 gene encoding pentatricopeptide repeat-containing protein At4g30700: MHFTRAIAATRDRNFFFSLLKQTTKLSQLNEAHAQIIRSNFSNDQTIITKLTQKLLDLNATAQAKLLFASIDSPDLFLYNVLIKGLRESPYESLCLYRSLCRKFPLKPDNFTYSFIIAAFSGFPSIACEKVGVLLHGLAVVSGYGSDLFVGSALVDMYSSFPRMEKAYKVFDGIPEPDTVLWNTMISGLVKNCCFYESLHVFQAMTGRTTHFDSTTLAVVMSGVAELQEIRTGMMVQALAMKVGCHFHDHVINGLISLYAKCGDILTAKLLYGLIEKPDLIVYNTMISGFNCNNEIELSVQLFKELVSSRHKVSSSSVVGLIPVFYPFGHLELNRSIHGFCEKSGFVSSSSVSTALTTVYSRLNEIEFARQLFDESPEKTLASWNAMISGYAQNGETEMAISLFHEMQKLDIHPNHVTVTSILSACAQLGALSLGKWVHDLIKREYLESNIYVSTALIDMYMKCGSIEEARRLFDNMGDDKNAVTYNSMISGYGLHGHGHEALKLYEKMLLSGILPTRVTFLSILYACSHAGLVEKGEEIFRSMIYDHGLKPNSEHYACMVDILGRAGKLEDALVLINRMPIEPGPAEWGALLGACMIHKDANLARLASDKLFELDPNNVGYHVLLSNIYSTNHDYSQAASLRQIVKKRNLSKMPGCTLIEVRGQPHVFTSSDQSHPEAKVIYSMLENLMEKMKNAGYQMETVTALHDVEEEEKELMVKVHSEKLAIAFGLIVSDEGAEIRIIKNLRVCLDCHNFTKFVSLITKRLIIVRDANRFHHFRNGSCSCGDYW; this comes from the coding sequence ATGCATTTTACCCGAGCCATAGCAGCTACAAGGGACAGAAACTTTTTCTTCAGTTTACTTAAACAGACAACGAAGCTCTCACAGCTCAATGAGGCCCACGCCCAAATCATTCGCAGCAATTTTTCCAATGATCAAACCATTATCACAAAACTCACTCAGAAGCTCCTTGACCTCAATGCAACAGCGCAGGCGAAGCTTCTCTTTGCGAGCATCGATTCACCCGACCTTTTCCTCTACAATGTTCTCATTAAAGGTCTTAGAGAGAGCCCTTATGAATCGCTGTGTCTTTACAGAAGTCTATGCCGGAAGTTCCCATTGAAACCTGATAATTTTACGTATTCGTTCATTATAGCGGCTTTCTCGGGTTTTCCTTCCATTGCGTGTGAAAAAGTTGGAGTTTTACTTCATGGGCTTGCGGTTGTCTCTGGTTATGGCTCAGATTTGTTTGTGGGATCGGCTTTGGTGGATATGTATTCTAGTTTTCCGAGGATGGAGAAGGCGTATAAGGTGTTTGATGGGATTCCGGAGCCAGATACGGTTCTTTGGAATACGATGATTTCTGGGTTGGTTAAAAATTGTTGTTTTTACGAGTCGCTCCATGTTTTTCAGGCTATGACTGGAAGGACTACGCATTTTGACTCGACTACATTGGCTGTGGTGATGTCTGGTGTGGCTGAGTTGCAGGAGATCCGAACTGGAATGATGGTTCAGGCTTTGGCTATGAAGGTCGGCTGCCATTTTCATGATCATGTGATTAATGGTTTGATATCTTTGTACGCAAAATGTGGGGATATTTTGACTGCTAAATTGTTGTATGGGTTAATAGAGAAGCCAGATTTAATTGTATATAATACCATGATCTCTGGATTTAATTGTAATAATGAAATTGAGTTGTCAGTTCAGCTGTTCAAGGAACTGGTTTCTTCAAGGCACAAAGTAAGCTCAAGTTCAGTGGTTGGTTTAATCCCCGTGTTCTATCCATTTGGTCATTTGGAACTTAATCGCTCAATTCATGGCTTTTGTGAAAAGTCTGGCTTTGTATCTAGTTCTTCTGTCTCAACTGCATTGACAACCGTTTATAGTCGGCTCAACGAGATAGAATTTGCGAGACAGCTATTTGATGAGTCACCAGAAAAAACTTTGGCATCTTGGAACGCCATGATATCCGGATATGCCCAAAACGGGGAGACAGAAATGGCGATTTCTCTATTCCATGAAATGCAGAAGCTGGATATTCATCCAAATCATGTAACAGTTACAAGTATTCTGTCTGCGTGTGCTCAGCTTGGAGCTCTAAGTCTTGGAAAATGGGTTCATGATTTGATTAAAAGAGAGTACCTTGAATCCAACATCTATGTTTCAACCGCTTTGATTGACATGTACATGAAATGCGGGAGTATTGAGGAGGCTAGAAGATTATTTGATAACATGGGGGATGATAAAAATGCAGTGACTTATAATTCCATGATTTCTGGATATGGCCTTCATGGACATGGGCACGAGGCGCTAAAACTATATGAAAAAATGCTACTTTCCGGGATTTTACCCACAAGAGTTACTTTCCTTTCTATCTTGTATGCTTGTAGTCATGCTGGCTTGGTGGagaaaggtgaagaaatatttCGTTCAATGATTTATGACCATGGACTTAAACCTAATTCCGAGCACTATGCATGCATGGTTGATATTCTTGGCCGAGCTGGAAAACTGGAAGATGCCTTGGTATTAATAAACAGGATGCCAATTGAGCCTGGTCCTGCGGAATGGGGTGCATTGCTTGGCGCTTGTATGATTCACAAGGATGCCAACTTAGCTCGCTTGGCCTCTgataaattatttgaattggaTCCCAACAATGTAGGATATCATGTTCTactctcaaatatatattcGACGAATCACGATTACTCCCAGGCTGCTTCACTTCGTCAAATAGTGAAGAAAAGAAATCTTTCAAAGATGCCTGGCTGCACTTTAATTGAGGTCAGGGGGCAGCCACATGTCTTTACATCCAGTGACCAGTCCCACCCAGAAGCAAAAGTTATATACTCGATGCTTGAAAATTTAatggaaaaaatgaaaaatgctGGATATCAAATGGAGACTGTTACAGCTCTGCACGATGTGGAGGAAGAAGAAAAGGAGCTAATGGTGAAAGTTCACAGTGAAAAATTGGCCATTGCTTTTGGGCTTATAGTGTCAGATGAAGGGGCAGAAATAAGGATTATCAAGAACCTAAGGGTTTGTTTGGACTGCCACAATTTTACAAAATTCGTATCCTTGATTACTAAGAGATTAATCATCGTGAGAGACGCTAATAGGTTTCATCATTTTAGAAATGGATCCTGTTCTTGTGGAGATTATTGGTGA